A genome region from Chloroflexota bacterium includes the following:
- a CDS encoding VWA domain-containing protein, with product MLTFRYSQWDGSQQVFEPDQDELMEALSEDLMEHGDINRALRDMMRRGMQMPDGQRLDGLRDMMERLRRQRQQQLQRHNMEHTMDALKEKLQDVLNTEREGMERRVQETEERVGEPGQDATKDQLLENLRRQVERNKETLDNLPESLGGAVRELNEYEFMDPEAARKFQELMDELRGQMANNMVQNMRQNLENMTPGDMSGMRQMLRDLNDMLESGGEPNFQEFMDKYGGMFGPNPPENLQELLEHMRRQMAQMDSLLNSMSAEQRQELMDLMDSLMDDETARELGRLAQLMAQYLPPDDLEQRYPFMGDDPLDLQQAMQLMSELQDMDQLEKQLQEVGRRGNLDDLDLDEIERLLGEEARRDLEKLKDIARMLEEAGFIRSNGDRMELTPRGIRKIGQKALKEVFANLKKDRLANHELYETGLQGDLSGATRQHQFGDPFDISLQKTLSNAIVRNGPGTPVQVHPSDFELVEREEATQAATCVLLDQSRSMGHWGSWSSAKKVALALIALVRSKFPRDAIYLIGFSDYGRRIKEEDLPETSWNAWVSGTNMQHALMMSRKLLSYHKGATRQVIMITDGEPTAHMEGDYAAFSYPPSFRTMQETLKEVRRCTQEGVTINTFMLESNPYLLDFVDKLTRINRGRAFYTSPYQLGEYVLVDYINNRRKRVSA from the coding sequence ATGCTCACGTTCCGGTACTCGCAGTGGGACGGGTCGCAGCAGGTGTTCGAGCCGGACCAGGACGAGCTGATGGAGGCGCTATCGGAGGACCTGATGGAGCACGGCGACATCAACCGCGCCCTGCGGGACATGATGCGCCGGGGGATGCAGATGCCCGACGGCCAGCGGCTCGACGGGCTGCGCGACATGATGGAGCGGCTCCGCCGCCAGCGACAGCAGCAGCTCCAGCGGCACAACATGGAGCACACCATGGATGCCCTGAAGGAGAAACTGCAGGATGTCCTGAACACCGAGCGCGAAGGCATGGAGCGCCGCGTGCAGGAGACGGAGGAGCGCGTCGGGGAGCCGGGGCAGGACGCGACCAAGGACCAGCTGCTCGAGAACCTGCGGCGGCAGGTGGAGCGGAACAAGGAGACGCTGGACAACCTGCCGGAGAGCCTGGGCGGGGCCGTGCGGGAGCTGAACGAGTACGAGTTCATGGACCCGGAGGCGGCGCGCAAGTTCCAAGAGCTGATGGATGAGCTTCGCGGGCAGATGGCGAACAACATGGTGCAGAACATGCGCCAGAACCTGGAGAACATGACGCCGGGCGACATGTCAGGGATGCGGCAGATGCTGCGAGACCTGAACGACATGCTGGAATCAGGCGGGGAACCGAATTTCCAGGAGTTCATGGACAAGTACGGCGGCATGTTCGGGCCGAACCCGCCGGAGAACCTGCAGGAACTGCTGGAGCACATGCGGCGGCAGATGGCGCAGATGGACTCGCTGCTAAACTCCATGTCGGCGGAGCAACGGCAGGAGCTCATGGACCTGATGGACTCGCTGATGGACGACGAGACGGCGCGGGAGCTGGGCCGGCTGGCGCAACTCATGGCGCAGTACCTGCCGCCGGACGATTTGGAGCAGCGCTACCCGTTCATGGGCGACGACCCGCTCGACCTGCAGCAGGCGATGCAACTGATGAGCGAGCTGCAGGACATGGACCAGCTCGAGAAGCAGCTACAGGAGGTGGGGCGGCGTGGGAACCTCGACGACCTTGACCTCGACGAGATCGAGCGGCTGCTGGGCGAGGAGGCGCGGCGGGACCTGGAGAAGCTGAAGGACATCGCGCGGATGCTGGAGGAGGCGGGATTCATCCGCAGCAACGGCGACCGGATGGAGCTGACGCCGCGGGGCATCCGCAAGATAGGGCAGAAGGCGCTCAAGGAGGTCTTCGCGAACCTGAAGAAGGACCGGCTGGCCAACCACGAGCTGTACGAGACGGGACTGCAGGGCGACCTCTCGGGGGCGACGCGGCAGCACCAGTTCGGCGACCCGTTCGACATCTCGCTGCAGAAGACGCTGAGCAACGCGATCGTGCGGAACGGGCCGGGGACGCCGGTGCAGGTGCATCCGAGCGACTTCGAGCTGGTGGAGCGGGAGGAGGCGACGCAGGCGGCGACGTGCGTGCTGCTGGACCAGAGCCGCTCGATGGGGCACTGGGGGAGCTGGTCGTCGGCGAAGAAGGTGGCGCTGGCGCTGATCGCGCTGGTGCGGAGCAAGTTCCCGCGGGACGCCATCTACCTCATCGGGTTCTCGGACTACGGGCGGCGCATCAAGGAGGAGGACCTGCCGGAGACATCGTGGAACGCGTGGGTGTCGGGGACGAACATGCAGCACGCGCTGATGATGTCGCGGAAGCTGCTGAGCTACCACAAGGGGGCAACGCGGCAGGTCATCATGATCACGGACGGCGAGCCGACGGCGCACATGGAGGGGGACTACGCGGCGTTCAGCTACCCGCCGAGCTTCCGGACGATGCAGGAGACGCTGAAGGAGGTACGGCGGTGCACGCAGGAGGGCGTGACCATCAACACCTTCATGCTGGAGTCAAACCCGTACCTGCTGGACTTCGTGGACAAGCTGACGCGGATCAACCGCGGGCGGGCGTTCTACACGAGCCCGTACCAGTTGGGCGAGTACGTGCTGGTGGACTACATCAATAATCGCCGGAAGCGGGTGTCGGCGTAG
- the gatB gene encoding Asp-tRNA(Asn)/Glu-tRNA(Gln) amidotransferase subunit GatB, whose protein sequence is MDWEPVIGLEVHAQLLTRSKMFCSCPADYQDNDPNTGVCPVCLAMPGVLPVINKQAVEHVIRTGLALNCSIGEFAQFDRKNYSYPDLMKGYQISQFENPISYGGWMVIESDGEPRKVGITRAHLEEDVAKLQHARDGAGAGYALMDVNRAGVPLMEVVGEPDLRTPDEARQYLLKLRSILQYIGVSTADMEQGSFRCDANVSIRPRGSTEYGTKVEVKNMNSLRAVFRSLEYEIQRQIEVLESGGAVSQETRGWLEDRGVTVSQRSKEYANDYRYLPEPDLPPLLISRDWVDEVRASLPELPDKRRERLRRGYGLSEYDASLLTASRRTADFFEEAVGAKTLEGDALQARAKAIANLVNSELARLLNAAGLDLWESKVTAPALSELVDLVDDRTVSSTQAKQVLEEMFESGASPRKVVEAKGLSQVTDEGAILDAVREALDNNPQAVEDYLGGKDNAVKFLVGQVMKATRGRAAPAVVNQLLEEQLAARKG, encoded by the coding sequence GTGGACTGGGAACCCGTCATCGGCCTTGAGGTGCACGCGCAGCTCCTCACCAGGAGCAAGATGTTCTGCTCGTGCCCGGCCGACTATCAGGACAACGACCCCAACACCGGCGTCTGCCCGGTCTGCCTCGCCATGCCCGGCGTCCTCCCCGTCATCAACAAGCAGGCCGTCGAGCACGTCATACGCACCGGCCTCGCCCTCAACTGCTCCATCGGCGAGTTCGCCCAGTTCGACCGCAAGAACTACTCCTACCCCGACCTGATGAAGGGCTACCAGATCTCCCAGTTTGAGAATCCCATCTCCTACGGCGGATGGATGGTCATCGAGAGCGACGGCGAGCCCCGCAAGGTCGGCATCACCCGCGCCCACCTCGAGGAGGATGTCGCCAAGCTCCAGCACGCCCGCGACGGCGCTGGAGCCGGATACGCCCTCATGGACGTCAACCGCGCCGGCGTCCCCCTCATGGAGGTCGTCGGCGAGCCCGACCTCCGCACCCCGGACGAGGCCCGCCAGTACCTCCTGAAGCTCCGTTCCATCCTCCAGTACATCGGCGTCTCCACCGCGGACATGGAGCAGGGCAGCTTCCGCTGTGACGCCAACGTCTCCATCCGCCCCAGGGGCTCCACCGAGTACGGCACCAAGGTGGAGGTCAAGAACATGAACAGCCTCCGCGCCGTCTTCCGCTCGCTGGAGTATGAGATCCAGCGGCAGATAGAGGTGCTGGAGAGCGGCGGCGCCGTGTCCCAGGAAACCCGAGGCTGGCTTGAAGACCGCGGCGTGACCGTCTCCCAACGCTCCAAGGAGTACGCCAACGACTACCGCTACCTGCCCGAACCCGACCTGCCGCCCCTGCTCATCTCCCGCGATTGGGTCGACGAGGTCCGGGCGAGCCTCCCCGAGCTCCCGGACAAGCGCCGCGAGCGCCTCCGGCGCGGCTACGGCCTCTCCGAGTACGATGCATCGCTCCTGACGGCCAGCCGCCGCACCGCCGACTTCTTCGAGGAGGCCGTTGGCGCGAAGACCCTTGAAGGCGATGCCCTCCAGGCCCGCGCCAAGGCCATCGCCAACCTCGTCAACTCCGAGCTCGCCCGTCTGCTGAACGCGGCGGGCCTCGATCTTTGGGAGAGCAAGGTGACCGCCCCCGCCCTCTCTGAGCTCGTAGACCTCGTCGATGACCGTACTGTAAGCTCTACCCAGGCCAAGCAGGTGCTTGAGGAAATGTTCGAGTCCGGCGCAAGTCCGCGCAAGGTCGTCGAGGCCAAGGGCCTCTCGCAGGTCACGGACGAGGGCGCCATCCTTGATGCGGTGCGGGAAGCCCTCGACAACAACCCGCAGGCTGTAGAAGACTATCTCGGCGGCAAGGACAATGCGGTAAAATTCCTCGTGGGTCAGGTGATGAAGGCCACCCGTGGCCGCGCCGCCCCCGCCGTCGTCAACCAGCTTCTGGAGGAGCAACTCGCCGCCCGAAAGGGCTAG